A window from Pichia kudriavzevii chromosome 5, complete sequence encodes these proteins:
- a CDS encoding uncharacterized protein (PKUD0E05060; similar to Saccharomyces cerevisiae YMR227C (TAF7); ancestral locus Anc_8.754), which yields MAKIKLKLSSKPEEDVGAESPKITIKPLKSKKTVALPKIKLKTPSSTSTPDVKFKTLETGATTNSFIPDTEIKLKTPKIKVKPAKLPGNGYDSEDPDREEDPLVEEAIVVRFLPDENLDIVRSDESQVSITWKDKRRAVVSIGDALYAAKLVNLPTVSEVHKSVDRKNLYKTVDVSQMLLVIKRISDRSEISSLKVDKEAGETYPDGLTTPMEGIKEKFDKKYETLVIQNVEDEVAKLLKMDEEAESSVFEFIDAEEENLTPVGIIEDRLRNKRAKKEKKKRKREMEKQQRVNQQSSNLPGISESGSVLKDDEELNLNDQFEDIDDELDRLMEEGGKEDDAEEGDEDDDDEDDDDDEEEEEEEEEVEEEEIDAAPTPASVKAESDDEDDEDDEDDDDVVGPAIRNGDGEADEVAQHSALLHEEISELESTIAQKEKDLAKAFNPIMKNRITDVISRLQQELEMKRTQVAEVDAEKKREEDAKTISGNTQKNANQDAEEGEEEEEEEEEAEDVDVDVDEKNDETDDNAGAEEDEDEDGVGDKDTSIHETGEDNDEDEYDDLF from the coding sequence ATGGCAAAAATAAAGCTCAAACTATCATCCAAGCCTGAAGAAGATGTGGGTGCAGAATCTCCCAAGATCACAATAAAGCCCCTCAAATCTAAAAAGACTGTAGCATTACCGAAGATTAAATTAAAGACACCCTCATCGACATCGACGCCTGACgttaaattcaaaacattaGAAACTGGAGCAACGACCAACTCTTTTATACCTGACACAGAGATCAAGCTGAAAACTCCCAAGATCAAGGTGAAACCAGCAAAGCTACCAGGTAATGGATATGATTCGGAGGATCCTGATCGAGAAGAAGATCCGCTTGTTGAAGAGGCAATAGTTGTAAGATTTCTTCCAGATGAGAACCTTGATATTGTACGATCCGATGAATCTCAGGTGTCAATTACGTGGAAGGATAAGAGAAGGGCTGTTGTAAGCATCGGAGACGCACTATATGCTGCTAAATTAGTCAATTTACCAACAGTGTCCGAAGTTCATAAATCAGTTGACAGGAAAAATCTGTACAAGACAGTCGATGTGTCTCAGATGCTATTGGTAATCAAAAGAATTAGTGATAGATCTGAAATCAGTAGTTTGAAAGTGGATAAAGAAGCAGGTGAGACGTATCCAGATGGGTTGACCACTCCTATGGAGGGCATTAAGGAGAAGTTTGATAAGAAATATGAAACTTTGGTGATTCAAAATGTAGAGGATGAAGTTGCAAAGCTGTTAAAGATGGATGAGGAAGCTGAAAGCTCGGTGTTTGAATTCATCGATGCGGAAGAAGAGAACCTAACACCAGTAGGTATAATTGAAGACAGGctgagaaacaaaagagccaaaaaggaaaagaagaaaagaaaaagggaaatggaaaaacaGCAGAGAGTCAACCAGCAATCGAGCAATCTGCCTGGTATATCTGAATCTGGTTCTGTTCTTAAagacgatgaagaattgaatcTAAATGaccaatttgaagatattgacgATGAGCTAGACAGGTTGATGGAAGAAGGTGGTAAGGAAGATGATGCGGAAGAaggagatgaagatgacgacgatgaagatgacgacgacgatgaagaggaagaagaggaagaggaggaagtagaagaagaagagattgaTGCCGCTCCAACACCTGCCTCTGTCAAGGCGGAAAGcgatgatgaggatgatgaggatgatgaagatgatgacgatgTGGTAGGTCCGGCGATCCGGAATGGGGACGGAGAAGCTGATGAGGTTGCCCAACATAGTGCTTTGCTTCACGAAGAAATATCAGAATTGGAATCAACGATTGCTcagaaggagaaggacCTAGCCAAGGCATTCAATCCAATTATGAAGAATAGGATTACTGATGTTATTAGTAGATTACAACAAGAATTAGAAATGAAGAGGACACAGGTGGCTGAAGTGGATGCAGAAAAGAAACGGGAGGAAGATGCAAAGACAATATCAGGAAATACACAAAAGAATGCCAATCAGGATgcagaagaaggagaagaagaagaagaggaagaagaagaagcagaagatgttgatgttgatgttgatgagaaaaatgatgaaaccGACGATAATGCCGGTGCagaagaggatgaagatgaagatggtgTTGGGGATAAAGATACTTCAATCCATGAAACAGGCgaagacaatgatgaagacgaatATGACGACTTGTTTTAA
- a CDS encoding uncharacterized protein (PKUD0E05070; similar to Saccharomyces cerevisiae YMR228W (MTF1); ancestral locus Anc_8.755) produces MQKFYTSQKTIRGALDLLGEKKIKGFRFLYDDETYNQILQKLGLEEVYGKNKVNIIDYNARISPLTYYLNTKLKPIHHLIYPDGQSSQKFWERIQKTETEMANFHVLKNSVSSTVKANLLTKPLEQKLIEPRFTEEPVNDSLLFVGDFMSTTQASALRTCIYYNEVRTSIFRYGGVKFLAWTTPMEVLKYLGPLGSLHRRTNSMMANLYSDIRVIACSEQLKNAKAQRLLGGMDYVPLPYNDYEGEVCLVELQSNHRKYKIDHQDELHLIIHKLFCTPGALIREKLHVLGPGAEDYFVDIIPEEVLNKKVSMVTNEEWVALSNDYYYWPFKPDTRLETYATADSYFDDV; encoded by the coding sequence ATGCAAAAGTTCTATACTTCACAGAAGACAATCCGTGGTGCCTTGGATCTCCTGGgggagaagaaaatcaagGGATTTAGGTTCCTCTATGACGACGAAACCTATAATCAAATTCTCCAAAAACTAGGGCTGGAAGAAGTATATGGGAAAAACAAGGTTAATATTATTGACTACAACGCCCGCATTTCCCCGCTGACCTACTATTTAAATACCAAGCTAAAGCCAATACATCATTTGATATATCCCGATGGACAGTCGTCGCAAAAGTTTTGGGAGAGGATCCAAAAGACAGAGACAGAGATGGCCAACTTCCAcgttttgaaaaattcgGTTTCGTCTACAGTCAAGGCAAACCTGCTAACCAAGCCGCTCGAGCAGAAGCTAATAGAGCCAAGATTCACTGAAGAGCCCGTCAACGACTCTCTTCTATTTGTAGGTGATTTCATGTCGACTACACAGGCAAGCGCATTGCGAACATGTATCTATTACAATGAAGTCAGAACCTCCATTTTCAGATACGGTGGTGTGAAGTTTCTAGCCTGGACCACGCCTATGGAAGTGTTGAAATATCTAGGTCCTCTCGGTTCACTGCATAGAAGAACAAACTCAATGATGGCCAACCTTTATTCTGATATAAGAGTCATTGCATGTTCCGAACAACTGAAAAATGCAAAAGCACAAAGACTCTTGGGTGGCATGGATTACGTGCCCTTGCCGTACAACGACTACGAAGGAGAGGTATGTTTGGTTGAGTTGCAATCCAACCAcagaaaatacaaaatcGACCATCAGGACGAATTGCACCTCATAATCCACAAACTATTTTGCACTCCTGGTGCATTAATCAGGGAAAAACTGCATGTTCTTGGTCCTGGTGCCGAAGACTACTTTGTAGACATCATACCAGAGGAAGTACTGAACAAGAAGGTCAGCATGGTCACTAACGAAGAATGGGTGGCGCTGTCCAATGACTATTACTACTGGCCGTTCAAGCCAGATACCAGGCTTGAAACATACGCTACTGCCGACTCTTACTTTGATGATGTGTAA